A genomic segment from Bradyrhizobium diazoefficiens USDA 110 encodes:
- the oxlT gene encoding oxalate/formate MFS antiporter, with translation MISSTDGAVTAAPLRTGFRWFQLAMGIVCMAMIANLQYGWTLFVDPIDAAHHWGRAAIQLAFTIFVVTETWLVPVEAWFVDKYGPRIVIMFGGVMIALSWVLNSYADSLTLLYAAAIVGGMGAGAVYGTCVGNALKWFPDRRGLAAGATAAGFGAGAALTIVPIATMIAASGYQSAFFTFGIGQGLIVFVLAFFIQPPRISIPPKKKQLNLPQTKIDFTPPQVLRTPIFWVMYLVFVMVASGGLMTAAQIGPIAHDFKIADTPVTLAGFQMAALTFAISLDRIFDGFGRPFFGWVSDTIGREHTMFIAFGTAAVMLLTLSAYGHVPIVFVLATAIYFGVFGEIYSLFPATCGDTFGSKFATTNNGMLYTAKGTASLLVPLASVISATYGWKAVFVVAVALNATAALTALFVIKPLRRSFILGKEAESAATATGGAKTETA, from the coding sequence ATGATTTCCAGCACGGACGGCGCCGTCACGGCCGCGCCTCTTCGCACAGGTTTCCGTTGGTTCCAGCTTGCCATGGGCATCGTCTGCATGGCGATGATCGCCAACCTGCAATATGGCTGGACGCTGTTCGTCGATCCGATCGATGCGGCCCACCATTGGGGACGCGCCGCGATCCAGCTCGCTTTCACCATCTTCGTCGTCACCGAAACCTGGCTGGTGCCGGTCGAGGCCTGGTTCGTCGACAAGTACGGCCCCCGCATCGTCATCATGTTCGGCGGCGTGATGATCGCGCTGTCCTGGGTGCTCAACTCCTACGCCGACTCGCTCACCCTGCTCTATGCGGCCGCGATCGTCGGCGGCATGGGCGCGGGCGCCGTCTACGGCACCTGCGTCGGCAACGCGCTGAAATGGTTTCCCGACCGCCGCGGCCTCGCCGCCGGCGCGACGGCCGCCGGCTTCGGCGCGGGCGCCGCGCTCACCATCGTGCCGATCGCGACCATGATCGCCGCAAGCGGCTATCAGAGCGCGTTCTTCACCTTCGGCATCGGCCAGGGCCTCATCGTCTTCGTGCTCGCCTTCTTCATCCAGCCGCCGCGGATCTCGATCCCGCCGAAGAAGAAGCAGCTCAACCTGCCGCAGACCAAGATCGACTTCACCCCGCCGCAAGTGCTGCGCACCCCTATTTTCTGGGTGATGTACCTCGTCTTCGTCATGGTCGCTTCCGGCGGCCTGATGACCGCGGCGCAGATCGGCCCGATCGCACACGACTTCAAGATCGCCGACACGCCGGTGACGCTCGCCGGCTTCCAGATGGCGGCGCTGACCTTCGCGATCTCGCTCGACCGCATCTTCGACGGGTTCGGACGTCCGTTCTTCGGCTGGGTCTCCGACACGATCGGCCGCGAGCACACCATGTTCATCGCCTTCGGCACCGCCGCGGTGATGCTGCTGACGCTGTCAGCCTACGGCCACGTTCCGATCGTGTTCGTGCTCGCGACCGCCATTTACTTCGGCGTGTTCGGCGAGATCTACTCGCTGTTCCCCGCGACCTGCGGCGACACTTTCGGCTCGAAGTTCGCGACCACCAACAACGGCATGCTCTACACCGCGAAGGGCACCGCCTCCCTGCTCGTTCCGCTCGCAAGCGTGATCTCGGCAACGTACGGCTGGAAGGCCGTGTTCGTGGTCGCTGTCGCCTTGAACGCGACGGCGGCGCTGACGGCGCTGTTCGTGATCAAGCCGCTGCGCCGCTCCTTCATCCTGGGCAAGGAAGCCGAGAGCGCCGCCACCGCGACCGGCGGCGCCAAGACCGAGACGGCGTGA
- the oxlT gene encoding oxalate/formate MFS antiporter, which produces MTDMVQATAPTTARVSDTYRWAQLAIGVAAMVMIANYQYGWTFFVPDIQKKFGWDRASIQWAFTLFVLFETWLVPVEGWFVDKYGPRIVVLVGGVLCAMGWAINAQATTLNGYYLGMIIAGIGAGGVYGTCVGNALKWFPDKRGLAAGITAAGFGAGSALTVAPIQAMIKDSGFQTTFLYFGLGQGLIICILAFFLLAPKPGQVPVVVANAALVQTRRNYQPTEVLRQPIFWLMYFMFVIVGAGGLMVTANLKPIAVDWKVDSVPVTLMAVTMTAVTFAATIDRVLNGLTRPFFGWISDMIGRENTMFIAFGMEGVGIWMLYLWGHDPIWFVLLSGFVFFAWGEIYSLFPSTCTDTFGAKFATTNAGLLYTAKGTAALLVPIANYMQQSSGTWDSVFIIAAGANIMASALAIAVLKPWRKVVVAKSTV; this is translated from the coding sequence ATGACGGACATGGTGCAGGCAACGGCCCCTACAACCGCGCGCGTTAGCGACACGTATCGCTGGGCGCAATTGGCGATCGGTGTAGCGGCGATGGTGATGATCGCCAACTATCAATATGGCTGGACGTTCTTCGTCCCCGACATCCAGAAAAAGTTCGGCTGGGATCGCGCGTCGATCCAATGGGCCTTTACCCTCTTCGTCCTGTTCGAGACCTGGCTGGTGCCGGTCGAAGGCTGGTTCGTCGACAAATACGGTCCGCGCATCGTCGTGCTGGTCGGCGGCGTGCTCTGCGCCATGGGCTGGGCGATCAACGCACAGGCCACCACGCTCAACGGCTACTATCTCGGCATGATCATCGCGGGCATCGGCGCGGGCGGCGTCTATGGCACCTGCGTCGGCAACGCGCTGAAGTGGTTCCCGGACAAGCGCGGTCTTGCCGCGGGCATCACGGCGGCCGGCTTCGGTGCGGGCTCCGCGCTGACCGTCGCGCCGATCCAGGCCATGATCAAGGACAGTGGCTTCCAGACCACCTTCCTGTATTTCGGCCTCGGGCAAGGCCTCATCATCTGCATCCTCGCCTTCTTCCTGCTGGCGCCGAAGCCTGGCCAGGTGCCGGTCGTCGTGGCGAACGCCGCGCTGGTGCAGACGCGTCGCAACTACCAGCCGACTGAGGTGCTGCGTCAGCCGATCTTCTGGCTGATGTACTTCATGTTCGTGATCGTCGGCGCCGGCGGCCTGATGGTGACGGCCAATTTGAAGCCCATCGCGGTTGACTGGAAGGTCGACAGCGTTCCGGTGACGCTGATGGCGGTGACGATGACCGCGGTGACCTTCGCAGCCACGATCGACCGCGTGCTCAACGGCCTGACGCGTCCGTTCTTCGGCTGGATCTCCGACATGATCGGCCGCGAGAACACGATGTTCATCGCCTTCGGCATGGAAGGTGTTGGCATCTGGATGCTCTACCTCTGGGGCCACGATCCCATCTGGTTCGTGCTGCTCTCGGGCTTCGTGTTCTTCGCCTGGGGTGAGATCTACTCGCTGTTCCCCTCGACCTGCACCGACACGTTCGGCGCCAAGTTCGCGACCACCAATGCGGGCCTGCTCTACACCGCAAAGGGCACAGCCGCGCTGCTGGTTCCGATCGCCAATTACATGCAGCAGTCGTCGGGGACCTGGGACAGCGTGTTCATCATCGCAGCCGGCGCCAACATCATGGCTTCGGCGCTGGCGATCGCGGTGCTCAAGCCCTGGCGCAAGGTCGTGGTAGCGAAGTCCACGGTCTGA
- a CDS encoding Hsp70 family protein, translating into MSSASPAVSIGIDFGTSNTVIALAADDRRVEAIRFDHGGQRHSVYVSALCFWEDRPGAGAQAEGGPWAIEQFLEGRHVYRFLQSFKTFAASSSFNTTQVFRQRYKFEDILAAFLRTLARHGGDRFGFETSTITVGRPVRFAGGNPDEALAMQRYRAAFERLGAGHARYVYEPVGAAFSFARRLERDATVLVADFGGGTSDFSVMRFSRKGGALRAEPLGHAGIGIAGDTFDYRIVDHVVSPRLGKGSSFRSFDKVLPVPSGHYTNLARWHQLAMMKSNGDLRELRELARSALKPELLEDFITIVDLDLGFSLYRAVSNAKVALSAQDQVDFRFKGGGVDIGSTITRKNFESWIADDIARLGATVDKVLGEARITAREVEKVFLTGGTSFVPAVRKLFADRFGNERLMSGDQFESIAYGLALIGHSPDPHRWTADGGLAPKAGG; encoded by the coding sequence ATGTCGAGCGCCTCGCCCGCCGTCTCGATCGGCATCGATTTTGGGACCAGCAATACGGTCATTGCCCTCGCGGCGGACGACCGCCGGGTCGAGGCCATCCGCTTCGATCACGGCGGACAGCGCCACAGCGTCTATGTGTCGGCCCTGTGCTTCTGGGAGGACCGGCCGGGAGCCGGCGCCCAGGCCGAGGGCGGCCCGTGGGCGATCGAGCAGTTTCTCGAAGGACGCCACGTCTACCGCTTCCTCCAGTCGTTCAAGACCTTCGCCGCGAGCAGCAGCTTCAACACCACCCAGGTGTTCCGGCAGCGCTACAAGTTCGAGGATATTCTGGCGGCGTTCCTGCGCACGCTGGCGCGCCATGGCGGCGACCGGTTCGGCTTCGAGACGTCAACGATCACGGTCGGCCGTCCCGTGCGCTTCGCCGGCGGCAATCCCGACGAGGCGCTGGCGATGCAGCGCTACCGGGCCGCGTTCGAGCGCCTGGGCGCCGGCCACGCGCGCTATGTCTACGAGCCCGTGGGCGCCGCGTTCTCCTTCGCCCGCCGCCTGGAGCGCGATGCCACCGTATTGGTCGCGGATTTCGGCGGCGGTACCAGCGACTTCTCCGTGATGCGCTTCTCGCGCAAAGGCGGCGCCTTGCGCGCCGAGCCGCTCGGTCATGCCGGCATCGGCATTGCGGGCGACACGTTCGATTACCGCATCGTCGATCACGTCGTCTCGCCGCGGCTGGGCAAAGGCTCCAGCTTCCGCTCGTTCGACAAGGTGCTCCCGGTCCCCAGCGGTCACTACACCAACCTCGCGCGCTGGCATCAGCTCGCGATGATGAAGAGCAACGGCGATCTGCGCGAGCTCCGCGAGCTTGCGCGTAGCGCGCTGAAGCCGGAGCTGCTCGAGGATTTCATCACCATCGTCGATCTCGACCTCGGCTTTTCGCTGTACCGCGCGGTGTCGAACGCCAAGGTCGCGCTGTCGGCGCAGGATCAGGTGGACTTCCGCTTTAAGGGCGGCGGGGTCGACATTGGCTCGACCATCACCCGGAAGAACTTTGAATCCTGGATTGCCGACGATATCGCCAGGCTGGGGGCGACCGTCGACAAGGTGCTGGGCGAAGCCCGCATCACCGCGCGCGAGGTGGAGAAGGTGTTTCTGACCGGCGGCACATCGTTCGTCCCCGCCGTCCGAAAGCTGTTCGCCGACCGGTTCGGCAACGAGCGGCTGATGTCGGGCGACCAGTTCGAGTCGATCGCCTACGGCCTCGCGCTGATCGGACACAGTCCAGATCCCCATCGCTGGACCGCAGACGGTGGGCTGGCGCCGAAGGCGGGCGGGTAG
- a CDS encoding SRPBCC family protein, with amino-acid sequence MPSTVRLHRVLTTSPEKVYRAFLEADALAKWLPPNGFTCTVHHFEPKVGGTFKMSFRNFTTGNSHAFGGEYLELVPGERLRYTDKFDDPNLPGEIQVTVLLKKVSVGTEVDITQAGIPDLIPPEACYLGWQESLRNLAKLVEPDIKQ; translated from the coding sequence ATGCCCAGCACGGTCCGCCTGCACCGCGTTCTCACGACCAGCCCCGAGAAAGTCTATCGCGCCTTCCTCGAGGCCGATGCGCTGGCAAAATGGCTTCCGCCGAACGGCTTCACCTGCACCGTGCATCATTTCGAGCCGAAGGTCGGGGGCACGTTCAAGATGTCGTTCCGGAACTTCACAACGGGCAACAGCCACGCCTTCGGTGGCGAGTATCTCGAGCTCGTCCCCGGCGAACGTCTCCGCTACACTGACAAGTTCGACGACCCCAATCTGCCCGGCGAAATTCAGGTGACCGTGCTGCTGAAGAAAGTCTCGGTCGGCACCGAGGTGGACATCACGCAGGCCGGCATCCCGGACCTCATCCCGCCGGAAGCCTGTTATCTCGGCTGGCAGGAATCGCTACGGAATCTCGCGAAGCTCGTCGAGCCCGACATCAAGCAATAG
- a CDS encoding cold-shock protein, which produces MPTGTVKWFNGQKGFGFIQPDDGGNDVFVHVSAVERAGLSGLAEGQKVNFEAKTDKMRGKVSAENLSLA; this is translated from the coding sequence ATGCCGACAGGTACAGTGAAGTGGTTTAACGGCCAGAAGGGCTTTGGATTCATTCAGCCCGACGACGGCGGCAACGACGTGTTCGTTCACGTCAGCGCGGTCGAGCGGGCTGGTCTTTCGGGTCTCGCCGAGGGCCAGAAGGTCAACTTCGAGGCCAAGACCGACAAGATGCGGGGCAAGGTCAGCGCTGAGAATCTCTCGCTGGCCTAA
- the frc gene encoding formyl-CoA transferase: MTKALTGVRILDFTHVQSGPTCTQLLAWFGADVIKVERPGVGDITRGQLQDIPNVDSLYFTMLNHNKRSITLDTKNPKGKEVLTELIKKCDVLVENFGPGVLDRMGFPWEKIQQINPKMIVASIKGFGPGPYEDCKVYENVAQCTGGAASTTGFRDGLPLVTGAQIGDSGTGLHLALGIVTALYQRTHSGKGQRVTAAMQDGVLNLARVKLRDQQRLAHGPLREYSQFGEGIPFGDAVPRAGNDSGGGQPGRILKCKGWETDPNAYIYFITQAPVWEKICDVIGEPTWKTDPNYAKPAARLPRLNEIFARIEQWTMTKTKFEAMEILNKDDIPCGPILSMKEIAEDQSLRATGTVVEVDHPTRGKYISVGNPIKLSDSPSDVQRSPLLGEHTDEILRSVLGFSDHQVADIHKSGALAPPQKQAAE; the protein is encoded by the coding sequence ATGACCAAAGCGCTCACGGGCGTTCGCATTCTCGACTTCACCCACGTCCAGTCCGGACCGACCTGCACGCAGCTGCTCGCCTGGTTCGGCGCCGACGTGATCAAGGTTGAACGCCCGGGCGTGGGTGACATCACCCGCGGCCAGTTGCAGGACATCCCGAACGTGGACAGCCTGTATTTCACCATGCTGAACCACAATAAGCGTTCGATCACGCTCGACACCAAGAACCCCAAGGGCAAGGAAGTCCTCACCGAGCTGATCAAGAAGTGCGACGTGCTGGTCGAAAACTTCGGCCCCGGCGTGCTCGACCGCATGGGCTTCCCCTGGGAGAAGATCCAGCAGATCAACCCGAAGATGATCGTCGCCTCGATCAAGGGCTTTGGCCCCGGACCGTACGAGGACTGCAAGGTCTATGAGAACGTCGCGCAGTGCACCGGCGGCGCCGCCTCCACCACCGGCTTCCGCGACGGCCTGCCGCTCGTGACCGGCGCGCAGATCGGCGATTCCGGCACCGGCCTGCATCTGGCGCTCGGCATCGTCACCGCGCTCTATCAGCGCACGCATTCGGGCAAGGGCCAGCGCGTCACCGCTGCGATGCAGGACGGCGTGCTCAACCTCGCCCGCGTCAAACTGCGCGACCAGCAGCGCCTCGCCCACGGCCCGCTTAGGGAATACAGCCAGTTCGGCGAAGGCATTCCGTTCGGCGATGCCGTGCCGCGCGCTGGCAACGACTCGGGCGGCGGCCAGCCCGGCCGCATCCTGAAGTGCAAGGGCTGGGAGACCGATCCCAACGCCTACATCTACTTCATCACCCAGGCGCCGGTCTGGGAGAAGATCTGCGACGTGATCGGCGAGCCGACCTGGAAAACCGACCCGAACTACGCCAAGCCGGCGGCCCGCCTGCCGCGGCTGAACGAGATCTTCGCCCGCATCGAGCAGTGGACGATGACCAAGACCAAGTTCGAGGCGATGGAGATCCTCAACAAGGACGACATCCCCTGCGGCCCGATCCTGTCGATGAAGGAGATCGCCGAGGACCAGTCGCTGCGCGCGACCGGCACCGTGGTCGAGGTCGACCACCCGACCCGCGGCAAGTACATCTCGGTCGGCAACCCGATCAAGCTGTCGGATTCCCCGAGCGACGTGCAGCGCTCCCCGCTGCTCGGCGAGCACACCGACGAGATCCTGCGCTCCGTGCTCGGCTTCTCGGATCACCAGGTCGCCGACATCCACAAGTCCGGCGCGCTCGCCCCGCCGCAGAAGCAGGCCGCCGAGTAA